The nucleotide sequence TCTACCGCATTGGTAGACCATGGTGTAATCGTCGTTGCACGTGGTCCCGTAAAATAACCTGGTATGGCTTCGGCCTCTAATTTAAGGGCATCGGCAAAGAGCCATTGTAGTTTTTTATCGTCTTCTTCAGTAAGATGGGAAGAGGTTTGTACTGCGTAAATTTTCTTGGTGGGATTTCCGTAAAAATGGATCATTGCGAGCGCTTTTGTGGCTGTTACAAAGATAGTTTTTTAGGATGGTATTTGATGGGAATACGCTTTCGCGAAAGCGGAATTACCACCAGCTTTTTAACAATATCAAAGATCTTTTTTCATCAACAACATCCCGCGAAATTCTGGTTTCATAGTCGGAGAATCCAGTTGAAAACGACGCTCTGTATAAAAACCCATTTTGGTGTAAAATTTTATGGCAGGTTCTTGGGTATCCATGCATTCCAACCAGACTGATTTTTGCCCTGCAAGCGTGGCTTGCTGAACCACGTAATTTACTAACAATGCGCCAATACCAGAGCCGTGTGTTGCAGGATCCAGGTATATACGGTGAAGTTTTGTCACGTTATGATGATGGCTGTCAGGAAATGGGCAATCAAAGAGATAGCGCAACATTCCCATAACCTCGCCTTTATATTCTACAAAATAGTACCTGGCATTTTCTAAGGAAAGTTCGCTCATCACTTGATCCCGATTGTACTGGGATTCTACATAGGCGTCGCCATTATCTTGCCATAAATGCTGATATACAGGTTTATAGATAAGATGCATCATGCGCCTTAAACGTTCCTGCTCATCAATGGCGATGGGTAAGAGTTTGATGTCTTCATTGAGTTGTAAAGCTTCTCGTTTCATACCATCAGTTTACTTTGTACAGCTGTACCTTGTTTTGTCGATTGAGTGGTAAGGCCAGAAGTTTTTGATCCCGTAAATAAAGAATATCACCTACACTAGCTTCAGACGTCATGAAGACTTTGACATCACCTAACTTGGAAATTTTGAATATGGTGCCTCGGCGCCAGTCAGAAACCAAAAAATGGGTGTCGTCAAAAACCTGGATACCATCAAGATTTCCCTGTGGTAAGGCGGTTACCTTATCGATTTTTTTGTTGGTAATGTTGAGTTTAAGCAACCTTCCTTGAGTATTTCCTTCGCTATTTTCAGATCCTGGCAAACCCCAGCCAGCGATGTAAAGATCATTTTCTACAGCTAATAATCCGTTGGGATTTTCAAGTTCTAGACTAGAAAGCCATTTGGTAAAAACCTTATTGGAATCCAGGCGATAAATGGAAGAACTGCGCATGTCAGAAACATACACGTTACCTTGATCGTCCACGGCAACATCGTTTAAAAACTGTTCGTCACCGACGGCATATCGGTTGGAAACTTTTCCAGTCTCTCGGGAGATTTCTACTAGTTCTGTGACATCAGAAACGTAAATGTAATCATCTAATAAGGCAATGCCTTTAGGGTTGTTTAAGCCTGCTGTAAATGCGAGATCAATGATATTACCTTCCACATCGATCGTGGCAATACCACCATCACCTGGCTCTTGCTCTCCTTGAACTGAGACGTACAACCTATTGTAATTAGGATCGTAGGCCACAGATTCGGCATGAGAAAGGTCGGTGATTTCAGACATCAGGGTCAATTTGGCGTCCTGTTTGACGGGCATGGTCATGATGCGTTTCACTGGAGTTTTACAACTGGAAACCAGTAGGCACAAGACGAGAATTTTGGTCCATTTCATTAGATCGATCTTAAACTTTAAAAGTAAGCGGATTCTGGGATAAACGGGACAGAAATAGATGTGAAATAGCCGGAAAAATAAGTTCGCTTTCCTGCCTGATGTTCAAGCACGCGCGAAAGCAATATCTCAATAAACCTTGTTTTACAGTTAAGGTTTTTCAAATTTCAAGTCACATCAATGGTTCTCTTTGTAACTTAACTTCAAACCAAAAACTATTATGAAAGCAGCAAGATTTTTAGAACAAGGTGGCGATTTACAAGTCGTTGACATGGACAAACCAACACCAAGAAGTAATGAGATTTTAATAAAAGTCGAAGCTTGTGGCGTTTGTCACAGCGATGTCTTTGTCAAACAAGGTGCCATGGGAAACGAATTTCCTAGAACTCCAGGACATGAAGTTGTTGGTATTATCGAAGAGTTGGGCGATAATGTCACCAGTCTAAAGAAAGGACAGCGTGTAGGCATAGGCTGGCATGGTGGCCACTGTTTTACCTGTGATCCCTGTCGACGTGGAAAATTCATTAATTGTGAGAATGCAAAAGTTTCTGGAATCTCCTATGATGGTGGTTATGCAGAATATATGACGGCACCTTATGAAGCCGCGGCATCCATTCCAGACGAACTTAAAAGCACAGAGGCGGCACCGTTGCTTTGTGCCGGTATTACGGTCTATAACGGTATGCGCAACGCTGGGTTGAGAGCTGGAGACACCGTTGCCGTGCAAGGAATAGGTGGTTTAGGTCACCTTGCCATTCAATATGCCAACAAAATGGGAATGCGTACCATTGCTATTTCTACTAGTGAGGATAAAAAGAAACTAGCGTTAGAATTAGGCGCTAACGAGTTTATCGCAACAGATGATGTGGATGCTGTAGAAAAGCTACAAGAAATGGGTGGAGCCGACTTAATCGTTGCTACCGCACCACATGCCGATGCCATCTCGAGCATCGTTGATGGTCTCGCCATGGATGGTACGATGTTGCTTATTGCAGCGACCGCAGATAAAGTGGAAGTATCGCCCATGCAATTGCTTCAAGCTCGTAAAAGTCTAAAAGGATGGCCTAGTGGTACGGCGCCAGATAGTGAGGATACGCTCAATTTTAGCGCGATGACAGGCACCAAACCTATGATTGAAGAATTTGCCTTGAAGGATGCCAAAGAAGCTTTTGAAAAAATGATGAATAACGAGACCAGATTCAGAGCGGTGCTCAATATGAGTTTGTAGTTCGACCTTGTTTATTTTCTAAATAAAAAAGCCCAATCAATTCTGATTGGGCTTTTTAGTTTTATATCTCTTAACTTATTTCACGATCACCCTAAAAGTTTTGCTGGCTAAGTTTGAATTCAACTTCACAAAATATACACCTGTACCGTTAATTTCAAATGCGTTGCCTTCCAAGGTTTGATTTGCCTTCACCATTCTTCCTGAAACGTCAAACACTGAAATTGTTACCGATTCTTGCAAATCGGTGATTTGAAATCTACCAGTGGATGGATTAGGGAAAATGTTTATTGTAGTAAAAGAATTATCGCTGGTAGATGCCGTTGTAGTCCAGATC is from Nonlabens sp. YIK11 and encodes:
- a CDS encoding GNAT family N-acetyltransferase, which codes for MKREALQLNEDIKLLPIAIDEQERLRRMMHLIYKPVYQHLWQDNGDAYVESQYNRDQVMSELSLENARYYFVEYKGEVMGMLRYLFDCPFPDSHHHNVTKLHRIYLDPATHGSGIGALLVNYVVQQATLAGQKSVWLECMDTQEPAIKFYTKMGFYTERRFQLDSPTMKPEFRGMLLMKKDL
- a CDS encoding SMP-30/gluconolactonase/LRE family protein, coding for MKWTKILVLCLLVSSCKTPVKRIMTMPVKQDAKLTLMSEITDLSHAESVAYDPNYNRLYVSVQGEQEPGDGGIATIDVEGNIIDLAFTAGLNNPKGIALLDDYIYVSDVTELVEISRETGKVSNRYAVGDEQFLNDVAVDDQGNVYVSDMRSSSIYRLDSNKVFTKWLSSLELENPNGLLAVENDLYIAGWGLPGSENSEGNTQGRLLKLNITNKKIDKVTALPQGNLDGIQVFDDTHFLVSDWRRGTIFKISKLGDVKVFMTSEASVGDILYLRDQKLLALPLNRQNKVQLYKVN
- a CDS encoding alcohol dehydrogenase codes for the protein MKAARFLEQGGDLQVVDMDKPTPRSNEILIKVEACGVCHSDVFVKQGAMGNEFPRTPGHEVVGIIEELGDNVTSLKKGQRVGIGWHGGHCFTCDPCRRGKFINCENAKVSGISYDGGYAEYMTAPYEAAASIPDELKSTEAAPLLCAGITVYNGMRNAGLRAGDTVAVQGIGGLGHLAIQYANKMGMRTIAISTSEDKKKLALELGANEFIATDDVDAVEKLQEMGGADLIVATAPHADAISSIVDGLAMDGTMLLIAATADKVEVSPMQLLQARKSLKGWPSGTAPDSEDTLNFSAMTGTKPMIEEFALKDAKEAFEKMMNNETRFRAVLNMSL